The Anas platyrhynchos isolate ZD024472 breed Pekin duck chromosome 1, IASCAAS_PekinDuck_T2T, whole genome shotgun sequence genomic sequence TGCCTACCCGTATGCACCAGACCTGTTGGACATGTACAGTCAAACTCACAGGCTGTCAACAGCAGACATTTTGCTCACAACCCTGCCATCAGGCAGTCCAGTCTGAGTAACTGCTCTGACTGCAGTTAGACTATAAACTGCAATCCCAAGCCAAGAGATAAACTGATAATAGTAAACTGAAATATGATACAAATATATGAGGAGAAATAGGATAAAGTGGAAACTAATAACATTTATCTTCCTTTGTTGAAACAAAATCTCTGggtgaaaaaaagaatttttcagGTGTGTGGTAATACAACCTACTGTCCCAGCGTTAATGTTTGCCGTGGTTTTATGCTGTCCCATTCTTAGCCTGTCTGTGCTATGTCACCTGAACACTTGTAGCAGGGATTTGTCCACTGCTTCCTCTCTCTGCAGTATGAATCTCcagaggtggaaaaagaaatatgttcTTGGTTGATTCAATAACAACACACTATTAACTGCATTCCTTTGACTCCAGAAGTCTAGGCTCTTGACTAATTTGGTTGAAGTTGGCCTATAAAACATGGTGTGTAGGTGGTTTCTTCCAACTGAGAGAAGCAAAGACATGAATATACATTTGTATATTTGGTCCAGTATGGTACTGGATGTTTATTTTCACTGCTGGATTCACACAAGTTGTAGTTTCCTTTCACCCTCTTCTCTCCTGTTCGTAACACTGGGATGCAAAATGAGAGGCTGCCACTGGAAGGAGTCTGTTTTATGCTACTGACCGTGAATAGCAGGTTCTGTTTTCCTCATCCTGCTGGCACCATACAATGGAGATGCAGGGAATGGAAATGAAATCTGATGCTCGAGAGTGAAGAAAAATGGCCAGCTTGCCTCCAGAGATCTGAAGACCCAGCCTCTATTGTTACAAAAAATGGTattgaaaataataagaaaaaacaggGGATAAGTGCCAGGTCTCATCTGGTCCCAAACATCACTAAACCAACAGATGTGGACTAGAAATGGGTCTAGCACTGAGGATAACTCACCCTTAAGGGCAGCAAACCTGTCCTTGCAAAGCACATTTGTTAGAGCAAGGAACAGACCTCAGTCTTGCATGGAGCTTTGGCTCGCAGGACAGTGATCCACTTGTACCAGTGATGAGGCAGTTGTGAGATTAAAATGTACAAGGGATTTATCTAAGAGATTTCTCACAAATCCATGCAGCAGAAAATTCACAGCTGGAGGCCTGAAAGAGATCCCGTATGAGGACAGCACACTGTTGCACGGGGCTGTTAGACAGGACTCTGCAAAGAGACATGGAACAAAAATGAGTCTGAGAGAAAATGCTGAGATTATCCCCAAGAGGCATGGAAGAAAAAGCTCTGATTTTGAAGGGTGGAGCACAGAGAAGGAAGTGACAAAACCCAACCTCCAATGGACAGCTATTACAGAACAAAATGtacaccaaaaaaagaaaacattcctcCTTGGAGTTTACACATCTAAGTCATTTTACCATTGTGGAACCTAACTCAGAACTGAACATAAACATGATAGTCTGCAATGACAGTGATGTCCACCAGCATAAGAACAGCAGTGCTGAGAGTTTCATGGAAATTTGTTTACCTTCAAGAAGTCTGCAAGAACAGTAAACTAGATTTAAGGAAAGAACTAATCCAAGTGCTTAGTGTACTGACAGCATGATCTTGGACAAACTTCCTTGCAGGAGAAGTGTTAGAGAATAACTCATTGTGTTGTTTGCTATAAAAAGGAAAGGGCAAGGCAAAGGCACTGGACCAAATCATAGTGTTTTGCCACATGCACAATGCTGAGTTTTGTATAAGTGAAGAGTGTGCCAAAAATAAGTTTCTGAATTGAGTTGGCGCAGCAAAACAGTGAAGGACTGGGTCCTTGCACCCATTTAATGACACCAGCAATTGGCAAAATGGGTGTAAATTAGCTCAAAGCAGTAAGACAAGATGGACTGTATGCTTTTTTTGACTGAGCAACTGTGTAGGCAGTGCAGGTGAATCGCCCTTGGTCTGAGCAGCTTGCAGGAAGCAGAAAAGGAGATACTAATATTAGCCTTCCTTTTCATAAGTACATTACTTTACAAGGTGCAGGGCAGTAAAAAGTAGGCTTTTTTTTGAGTTCAGTGACATACAGGTAatggtaaaaagaaaatgtgccCAGGCAGACAGTATCTGGCACAGGAACTGTAGATATTCTGAAACACTGGGGAATCTGATTTAGCACTGttcttttgaaaacagaattaaactCACTGGGTGCCATTGAGTATAGAGCCATCTTCCCAAATCCAGTCAGGGCCTGTGGTCTTCCTCAGTCCAATCCAGAAACATGCTGTTTGAATACTCTTGAACAGGTTCTAGAAACGGTGATGAATTATAAAGAGACTAATAAGAGTCAGCCTGAAAATGGAGGTAAGGATAAGTCAAGAGAACAGACAGCAAAATACATCCTCTCACTCGACTGTTCCTTATGTGGTCCACAATACTGCTTCTTCACATCTGCTAAGATAGTCAGGCTCATCAGGGAGATCAGCCCCAAAAATCATGCCTGGAGTAACAACTAAGTGTATACTCACAAGGAAGTAAGTGTGCTTTCACATTTCAGGGCAATATATGTGAATCAAATGCACCACAGTCTTCTGGTGTACCCTACACAGAGCTTTACGTAGGAATGTATGCTACTAGTATTAACACTAATGCTCTCCCATATAGCTAGCTAGATAATGCAACGTATTAACAATTAAAGGTAAAATCTGGTCAGGGCAGGAAGTGCAGGCACCAACAGATCTGTGAGAAGAGCTCAGAACTAAAGCTCATTACAATTTGATATGAACCTTCCTCCTACATGTTTTCAATGTTCATTTCCTTCTGCCTAACCTTTAACTCCAGTCTACTGTTATAAGTTGAAGCCTGCAATAGAAACTCACCCCGAAGTAAACAccatcctcaaaaaaaaaaaaaaaaaggagggggggagggggagggagagggagatagaaagagagagagaggggattTTGTCTTCTCCACATTTGCAATAAAACCCAGCAAAAGCAACCATTCAGTAGCATGACTGGGCCCCATCCTTATCTCCTGCTGCCATAAAAAAGCTTCAGAGCAGACATTTTCATAGCCATTTCCAGACATTTCAGTAACAAAGGTGGCTTGCTAAAGTGCTAAAAAAGTGTTTCCCTGGTAAAGGGCGGGGCGGGAACAGTGCAAAATAGGGTATTTATAACCAGACAGCTAGGAAAGTCTTACTTATGTGGGGAAGTCTTCAGAGGGATAATGGATTATACTCTGGTGGTAGAGACAGTACTGAGAAAGCAACAGAGAGGCTTTCTTCATGCACAGAAATAAGTAATTTGGGAAAGATGAGTGTTTCCCAAGGAGCCAAGATTTGCCTGAGAGCCTGATACATATGCCCAGACCTGAAGACACCTAGCCTTGTAAGCCACTACAGAACACATCGCACAATGCAACTTTCATCCATGCACTGGAGGCTGTCAACGTTCATTGGACATGAGCTAATAAGTTCTGGTCTGCACAGAACAAAATCAAGTACTTCTGCTCTACTTGTGCAGGTATGCCTCGCTTCCCTAGTGAGGCTCTGCCCATTTCTTTAGTAGATGCACCTGTCACCAGTGAGCACTTGATGGAAAATCACACCAGCACAActgaggtgtgttttttttgttgttattgttttttgtgAGAGAGAGGAAGTCAGCATTGAAAACAGACTGAGAAGGAAGTATCTGTGCATGAACACAGATTGTGGCAGGGGTGACTGAGCAGAAGGAGCTGGAGTGGTTGCAGGAATGAAAGGTATAGGTTTTGCAAAAGACACTTGGAAAAAGAAGTGTTTCTGAAGTGTAGTGATGTACTGGTTTGTAAGTAATGAGCGGAGATTGCACAGTGCCACAATCTTTTCCTGTAATTATTCATATTGGCCTTTTGGGGCTAGGAGGTAGGTGGTGTGGGACAGTGGAAAAGGCAGTCTCCCACCTTCCCTCCTAGGATGATTCTGAGTAGCTTACAGTGACCCTCacttctcctttccctccccccctccccctctgctTCTTGGCTTGCTGGGAGCTTATTAGGTATATACTGAAACCACAAGTGCACTGCAGCATTATAGTGCAAGTATTATAGTTTAAAGGCTTGCTGGCCTTTAAACCAAAATATTGCCAGAGTGACAGCACTGCCTGGATGTTAATCACTGAGATACCTGCAAGGAAATGGAAGGTCCtcaaagaatacaaaaaaacaTTACCATTTCACTGGTATCGCTGATTACCAGGAGATGAGCTCCTTGTGCCCAGCAGGATTCCTGGCTGGAATGCCAATCTTTCTTCTCCTTGGAGAAGGAGTAGCAGCTCCCTCTGTAGGCTATCCACTGCTCAGGGCAGTGTGGGTAGGAATCATCtgcaaaagaattaaaataccAGTCTTTCTCTACCATTAATCAACAAACAGAAAGGCACTTGCTTGCAAGTGCCTACTGAAAAACAACTCTCCTGGATAAAAGCAATGCACAAAtcacaaaacagaataaatgtcTAAAAACGTGAACACAGAAGTTCAGACCCTCTGTGCATTTTCCATGCGCGTGTGTCCTGTGCACTCTAATGCTGGTGTAACTCTTCCACCCCTTGGTTTTCCCCTGAGCTACTCAGTTACCTCAGAACCAAAACTGGttatctgaaaggaaaatacaCTCTGGGTGTGCAAAACATAAGGGAAGAAAATGACGTCATTCTGTGGGCACAATATTGTTGTGTCACACATCGGGTGAATGGATTTTATGAGGCAGTCAACTCTCCTACATGGTTTAGCACCTTTTGTGTACATGCAAATGTGTTACACTTCTTATGTTTTACAGTTCATCCTAAGTACAGCAGACAGGTCTACAAAAAACATTCAGtatgtttctttgttctttgccACAGTGTCTGAGATGGGTAGCCTAGGGTCTGCGTAAGACATGTACTCTTCAGAATATTCTCAATAAGCAGTAGGTACATCAAGGTGGTAGAAACATAGAACAGCTTCTGGTTTAACCCCGTATAATATAATGGGTTCAGGATCTGATCTCCTGTGCTTAGATGAGTCTCCAGTCCTTTGCTCTTGGTTGCTCACCACCAGCATGTCTTTGTGCACTTACTCATCTTCCAAATCAAAGCAATCGCTAGGGAGATGCTCAGTATCCCAAAGCTTATAGCCAAGCCTGGCACAACCACTGACCTCAGACAGGGAGctgtaaaagagaaaagaagaaccACGATGAATAGGACCAACACAAAAATTGATGGTGTTTTGGGATAGTTTGCTTGTGTCCTGGGCATTTCCGTAAGAAACTGCGCTATTTACATGTAGAGCATCCCTGTCCCAACACATAGGTACAACAGAGAGGTTTGATATGTTTGATATGTTTTGATGTGTTGCATATTGTCACCACAAAAGAAAGAGACGGGATGTACTGCAAGACTTTTCCACCCGTCATTTAGTAATACACCCGTGCTCTGGGTCTTCAGGAGTGAGTGCCTACACTCTGTACATTGCTGCTAGGGCCATAAGAGCACTAAAAGGCCTCTGGGACCTCCTCCCACCAATGCCCATCAGCCCAGGAGTCCCATAAAGCCCAGAAGCTCAGGAGGTCTCCAGGTCAGCCACAGCTCTGTCTGGCCACAGCGCCTGTCTGGCCACAGAGCCAACTGACCCAGACTCTGGCCTGAAGACCAAATTCCCAGGCAAGCCTTTCACCTGGCTCATATTCAGAGATTTTCCTGATGACCTGGACAGCTGAATCTGGCTGCACCCCCATCGCCATCTCCCCTGGTGGAAATGGTGTGGCAGGCTGGGCCAGGCACCTTACGGGGCTCTGTTCCCTGTCCACAGGAGCTGCGGTGTGGTGGGTGATGCCAGGAGTGGAAGCTCCTGGCCCAAGCCAGCAGGTGAGTGGCATGTCATGCTGGCAGAAGACTTTGAGTCACCAAGGGTCACCTCCAGCAAACATGCTCCTGCCTCAGTGTTGAAGTTCGAGGCGGAAACACAGAGCTGTACAGCCACGTCTGCCATGTTCCCGCTTATGTGCAAACAACAAGACCTTTCCCACAGCTGTCTCAGCAAAAGTGACAGGTTTAACCTCAGCATCCTGTTCACAAGCTTAGATACACAGTTGTGTTACGCCATCCCAGGACACTCCCAAGTCAATCCTACACGCTCGTCCACATCTCTCTCTGTGGGGCAGCAGGACGGGAGGACCAGCCTCGAAGACCTCTCTGTGCCTCTCCACATTTTCATTGCCACCATCCATTGCTCACCCGCCGTCACTGGCAGAGGGAGACTACTTAGTGAAGCCTCCACCCTAGTCTACAACAACTTCCCTTCAAAGGGTGGGGAGGGATTTCAATCTAGAGGACTGAGAGAGATCTGTCTGCGTATAGAAAGAACAGGCAACTTCCAGTCTACACCTTGATTTCCTACTGTCGTGTTCCAGAGTTGTGTTTGCCCCAAGAGATATTCTCTTTCTATAAGGCATTTGAGATCTCAACACTAAAATCTAATCTCCCAGGTTGAGGAGAGGCCCGTATTTAATAccatggcagagctgcaggtgggaattgatttgcttttttatattaaattcaaTTTGATAGCTGTATAAACAACAAGACGTTCTAAGAAGCACTCAACAGGCAAATAACAGTTACTGATGTTGAGGAATACAAGATTTTCCTGTGCTTCTCTCTTAAGATTATATACCACAACCTTTTCTAGTAGAATTAGAGCCTTCTATGCAAACCCAGTTGCAATCTCCCCAGCAAGCTCATGAAATCTCAGGTGTTTGGTTGTGTCACACAATccaaagaaacatatttttgctCCTAGAAGATGCCAGTAGTCTAAGGAATAAGAGGCTGTTCTCCATTCAAGTAAAATTAAAGTGAAAGCAGGTTAATAAAACAACTGCATTAATGGGGTAACAGTAACAGGAACCCCACAGATCAGGCAAATACTACTAAATAAATAGGGTGAAAATTGTACTACACATTGCCAGACAAGGATGGTGATAGCAGTCATgaattaggaggaaaaaaaaaatcagagcaacaGTGAAGGAAGCACAGTGACAATGACAGGCATCAATTTCAtattaaatcaaattaaattaaacaaatgtCAGAGCCTGGCACAGAGACTAAATGTTTTGTCACCATCAATAACTGCCTAACAGAGTGGCAAGCTGGGAGACACTCAAAAATAGAAGCAGCTTGTGTCTGCCCTGAGCAGTGTACAGGCCCTGGCTTACCATGGATCCATCCAGCAGTTTCTCTGTCACAGTGACCATAAATGTACCAAGACTCAACAGGAGTGGAGGGAGAACACTCTGGTATAACAATTTCAAAATAGGATACTACAGGCAAATGAGGCATTTTgtcaaagagaaattaaaaggcACAgctaaaagaacaaaatactgGTTCTTTAGGGGAGACTTCAGTAGGAGAGACTTCTTATAGGATCCCTTGGTGGaggctgaaaacaaacacatatcATATCACATATCCAAAATActgcagaaaacacaaagaactCCAGTGCTaaaacagaagctgaaaaacaaGAATACCTGGTTTCAGCATTGAAAGtccaaataaagaaaatagacAAGATCATAAACTCTGGCAGATTAACGCGAAACTTCAGGAAGGCAAAGAATTTGTTCTAGGGACCTCTCACTACATATTTAGCTTGCTGCTAAACCCCTGTTGTCTATTAGCCATTCTCAGGAAAATATTACCTATCGTGATAGACCATTACTGTGTTCTGTCCTCAAATCTGTTGGTGTCCTGcttctattaatttattttagtctTAGAGAGGTTTTCAGACtcactgtttttaaaacctgtttctGTTTTATCGCAGTATGTTTAGACCTGTGGTTTTAGCTAAAAGAAGTTTCCAGGGTAACCAAGGAGGGTATGAGGGAGTTTGTTCTAAGCATCATCCTTCTGGTAAAGAGATCTTTCCTGCGACAAAAGTTCTGTAGCACTTCTTGAAGCTAGTCAGTCTGGaacagttggactagatgatctttgaaggtcccttccaattgaactattctattctattctatttttgATTACATGGATTTGCAGGATATTCTAGCTGCTTCACTTGTagttaaaaaatatgtatttattttaaaataatcaaaattaaagaaaatatgtctTTTTCACTTACAAAATACAGAATGTCTATTAACTTTGCATATGGGAGGACAATGAGAGAACTGAAAAACTTGAATTCAGTCCTGTTCTCTCTGCCTGCTCTCTATTCCTCTTCTAAGGTCACCTTTGTACTTCTGGTGACATAGTTTTTATCAGTCAATCAAATAATCAAATTAATTCTCAAGAGAATGGAGTCAGCCTAAGGTTAAGGCGTAAGGTGGAGCTTCTCTGCAGATCGCAGAAGCATAGAACAGTTGATgttggaagagatctctggAGTTCATAGGGTCCAACCTTCCcactcaagcagggacacctatagcaggttgcccaggaccatgtccaaacagcttttgaagatctcccaCCTCCTCTCTGGGCAAGTTTACAgctaaaaaataagcaaaatagaATAAATATCTGTTGAAACATAATTCAGAGACCACATGCTTGGAGAAACTGAGCATTtgcacttctgttttccttcctctgttgCCTCTCAAGGAAGACATCTCCTGCATCCTCCAAATCACTGTTTCTGATTTTAGGGAAAACTGCTCTCAGGACAAAGCTATTGGGATGACAGTCAGTGAAACAGTTAATTCTTAAATGTCAGCAGTGGGCATATGAGCTGGTGCCTACTGGCAATGAATAGAGCAGTTCATCCTCTATTGTTTCAAACCAACTGCAGCAAAAACAAACTGACTTGATTCAGCAAATcagcataaaaacaaaatcccagaGCACTTCCATGACCAGAACCAGATAATTCACTTGAGATTGTAAAACAAAAAGTTATGCcattaaataattttcagataaaaaaaataaaaataaagtgaaggGGGCAGGTCATACTGAAGCATTCAAGCTCAATTTGAGCCTCCCTTGAATTGTAATGATCAACCCAGGGAAATAGaataacatttttcataaaTCAGGACATTTACTGCTTGCAGAAAGGTGTTCCTGCAGTCCCGCCTTTTTAAACCAGGTTCAAGTGTTTGTGCTTGATCCTCAACCACTGGAAATACCACATGAAGCTTTTgtagaagaggaagagagaagtagcTGAGATGAGTTTGAAAAGTGGAACATCCAGACATATTTACACGTAGCTGTCTGGTGAACTGTGGAAGAGATTCCCTGAGGGAAGGAAGAGGTTACCTGGTGGAAATTTAGTGTAAATATACAATGCTATAGCTTTCTAGAATAAAAAACACCCAGCTAGGTCTATGAGAGCTCTGAAGAGACGAGTGTGATACACTGCATTCATCTGCGCGCAATGTGACCTACTATTTTTAGGTTTGGGAGTCCAGATTCAGTTCAAAAACTGATAGTTGTTAGCATTTTATAATTCATGTCTTCTAGGCCAATCTGAGGAATGTCATGGTGTTGTCCCAGATAGATCCCCTCAGCTACTGCCTATGTCAGTATGGGAGCAATGTGACTATGTGGTGCCAGAGAGGAGGATGTAAGAAACGAGGGTACAGAGCTGGTTACTTGCTGTTACTACAAGCAAGTCACATAGGGTAACCACTGTTTTAAGTGACTGCTGGACTGGTATTTTGCTAGTGTGAAATATTTCAGGCTGTCTGGCAGACAGAGAGGACAAATCTAGAGTAACTGTCATTTTGGGGGAGTCTATGTGAGCCAATACCCTTTGGTTGGCCAGAAGACTATCTGTGCACCTGTGATACACCTCAGACACTGGGTGACAGAGGTGACAgatgtgcatttaaaaatagagaTAAAAACCTGAGAGCACATCTCTCAAAAGTGATGGGGGCAGGCAGA encodes the following:
- the KLRG1 gene encoding killer cell lectin-like receptor subfamily G member 1; the protein is MEGSRSDTSTTETSEEIIYTSVKFSATPSPRDKAGQERRAPCLRSVVVPGLAISFGILSISLAIALIWKMNDSYPHCPEQWIAYRGSCYSFSKEKKDWHSSQESCWAQGAHLLVISDTSEMNLFKSIQTACFWIGLRKTTGPDWIWEDGSILNGTQVLSNSPVQQCAVLIRDLFQASSCEFSAAWICEKSLR